From one Hirundo rustica isolate bHirRus1 chromosome 8, bHirRus1.pri.v3, whole genome shotgun sequence genomic stretch:
- the ADO gene encoding 2-aminoethanethiol dioxygenase — translation MPRDNMASLIQRVARQARLTFRSPAGPAFGENLHRLQQLLDEVRAEDLRLAPRGPSAVAAASGGLPWAGVAPPVSYMHICETESFSMGVFLLRSGACIPLHDHPGMNGMLKVLYGTLRIACMDALPAGASAAPPPPAAGGGPCLRALFRSRQHYTPASPPCLLSPHTDNLHQIDAVDGPAAFLDILAPPYDPQHGRDCHYYRLLDGPPAGAEPPALPREVWLVETPQAADFWCGSEPYPGPRVCL, via the coding sequence atgcCCCGGGACAACATGGCCTCCCTGATCCAGCGGGTGGCGCGGCAGGCGCGCCTCACCTTCCGCAGCCCGGCGGGCCCGGCCTTCGGGGAGAACCTGCAccgcctgcagcagctgctggacgAGGTGCGCGCCGAGGACTTGCGCTTGGCGCCGCGGGGGCCGTCGGCCGTGGCGGCGGCGAGCGGGGGTCTGCCGTGGGCCGGCGTGGCGCCTCCCGTCAGCTACATGCACATCTGCGAGACGGAGAGCTTCAGCATGGGCGTGTTTCTGCTGCGGAGCGGCGCCTGCATCCCGCTGCACGACCACCCGGGCATGAACGGCATGCTGAAGGTGCTGTACGGCACGCTGCGCATCGCCTGCATGGACGCGCTGCCCGCCGGGGCctccgccgcgccgccgccccccgccgccggcgGCGGGCCGTGCCTGCGCGCCCTTTTCCGCTCCCGCCAGCACTACACGCCCGCCTCGCCGCCCTGCCTGCTCTCGCCGCACACCGACAACCTCCACCAGATCGACGCCGTGGACGGGCCCGCCGCCTTCCTCGACATCCTGGCGCCGCCCTACGACCCCCAGCACGGCCGGGACTGCCACTACTACCGGCTGCTGGACGGGCCGccggcgggcgcggagccgccCGCGCTGCCGCGGGAGGTGTGGCTGGTGGAGACCCCGCAGGCCGCCGACTTCTGGTGCGGGAGCGAGCCCTACCCCGGGCCTCGCGTCTGCCTCTGA
- the EGR2 gene encoding E3 SUMO-protein ligase EGR2, protein MMTAKAVDKIPVTLGGFVHQLPEGIYPADDISAALPTSVAIFPNADLAGPFDQMSGVAGDGMINVDMGDKRALDLPYGGGFAPNAPASRNQTFTYMGKFSIDPQYPGAGCYPEGIINIVSAGILQGVSTPSSAASSAAASSAASSATAASATSPNPLAGALGCTMAQGQPADLEHLYSPPPPPYSGCGDLYPQDSSSAFLPAAGGGALPFPPPPSYPSPKAAAADGGLFTMIPEYGGFFPPPQCQRELHAGPDRKPFPCPLDSLRVPPPLTPLSTIRNFTMGAPPAGAAPGSAPGSGGGEGAGARLPAGAYSPHHLPLRPILRPRKYPNRPSKTPVHERPYPCPAEGCDRRFSRSDELTRHIRIHTGHKPFQCRICMRNFSRSDHLTTHIRTHTGEKPFACDFCGRKFARSDERKRHTKIHLRQKERKGAAAAGGCPQPGGGSGTAALAPCAARTRTP, encoded by the exons aTGATGACCGCCAAGGCGGTAGACAAGATCCCGGTGACCCTCGGTGGGTTCGTGCACCAGCTCCCCGAGGGGATTTACCCCGCGGACGACATCTCGGCCGCTCTGCCAACTTCGGTCGCGATCTTCCCCAATGCCGACCTGGCGGGGCCGTTCGACCAGATGAGCGGTGTGGCAGGAG ACGGCATGATCAACGTGGACATGGGCGACAAGCGGGCCCTGGACCTGCCCTACGGCGGCGGCTTCGCGCCCAACGCCCCGGCTTCCCGCAATCAGACCTTCACCTACATGGGCAAATTCTCCATCGACCCGCAGTACCCCGGCGCCGGTTGCTACCCCGAGGGCATCATCAACATCGTGAGCGCGGGGATCCTGCAGGGGGTCAGCACGCCCTCCTCCGCCGcctcctccgccgccgcctcctccgccGCCTCCTCGGCCACCGCCGCCTCCGCCACTTCCCCCAACCCGCTGGCCGGGGCCCTCGGCTGCACCATGGCGCAGGGCCAGCCGGCCGACCTGGAGCATCTCTactcgccgccgccgccgccctaCTCGGGCTGCGGTGACCTGTACCCGCAAGACTCCTCCTCGGCTTTCCTGCCCGCCGCCGGCGGCGGGGCGCTGCCTTTTCCCCCGCCGCCCTCCTACCCGTCGCCgaaggcggcggcggccgaCGGCGGGCTCTTCACCATGATCCCCGAGTACGGCGGCTTCTTCCCGCCGCCTCAGTGCCAGCGGGAGCTCCACGCCGGCCCCGACCGCaagcccttcccctgccccctcGACTCGCTCCGCGTCCCGCCGCCCCTCACGCCGCTCTCCACCATCCGCAACTTCACCATGGGGGCGCCCCCGGCGGGCGCCGCCCCCGGCAGCGCTCCCGGCAGCGGCGGGGGCGAGGGTGCGGGCGCCCGGTTGCCCGCCGGCGCCTACAGCCCGCACCACCTGCCGCTGCGGCCCATCCTGCGGCCCCGCAAGTACCCCAACCGGCCCAGCAAGACGCCGGTCCACGAGCGGCCCTACCCGTGCCCCGCCGAGGGCTGCGACCGCCGCTTCTCCCGCTCCGACGAGCTCACCCGGCACATCCGCATCCACACGGGCCACAAGCCCTTCCAGTGCCGTATCTGCATGCGGAATTTCAGCCGCAGCGACCACCTCACCACCCACATCCGCACGCACACCGGCGAGAAACCCTTCGCCTGCGACTTCTGCGGCAGGAAGTTCGCCCGCTCCGACGAGAGGAAGAGGCACACCAAGATTCACCTGCGCCAGAAGGAACGAAaaggagccgccgccgccggcgggTGCCCTCAAcccggcggcgggagcggcacCGCCGCCCTGGCCCCCTGCGCTGCGCGGACGCGGACGCCCTGA